The Acidobacteriota bacterium genome includes a region encoding these proteins:
- a CDS encoding ATP-grasp domain-containing protein: MTLVHKGLEPPDEAPDQATASTASWRMEYDVVRTLKVLGHEVRVIGVHDDLTPIRATMDDFKPTITFNLMEAFDDVVVFDQNVVSYLELLKVPYTGCNPRGLTLSRDKGLAKKLMAYHRIPVPDFLVVPLGNKVKLPKRLQFPLIVKSLTYESSTGISQASVVENEEQLIKRVQFIHDTIMTPAIVEQFIDGRELYVGVIGNDRLQTFPVWEMSFSKMPENNWKIATERVKWSVKYQKKHGIDTAVATLPDDVSAKVQHLAKRVYRALDLSGYARIDMRLKANGELSVIEANPNPQLAHGEDFAESAQRAGVTYAKLIERIIGLGLQWQPSRMA; the protein is encoded by the coding sequence TTGACTCTCGTCCACAAAGGCCTCGAACCGCCCGATGAGGCGCCCGACCAGGCCACCGCCTCGACCGCCTCCTGGCGCATGGAATACGACGTCGTCCGCACGCTGAAAGTGCTGGGCCACGAGGTGCGCGTCATTGGCGTGCACGACGACCTCACGCCCATTCGCGCGACGATGGACGACTTCAAGCCGACCATCACGTTCAACCTGATGGAGGCGTTTGACGATGTGGTGGTGTTCGACCAGAACGTGGTCAGCTACCTCGAGCTGCTGAAGGTGCCGTATACCGGATGCAACCCGCGCGGGCTCACGCTGTCGCGCGACAAGGGCCTGGCCAAGAAGTTGATGGCGTATCACCGCATCCCGGTGCCCGACTTTTTGGTCGTGCCACTCGGCAACAAGGTGAAGCTGCCCAAGCGCCTGCAGTTCCCGCTGATCGTGAAGTCGCTGACCTACGAGTCATCGACCGGCATCTCGCAGGCGTCGGTGGTCGAGAACGAGGAGCAGCTGATCAAGCGCGTCCAGTTCATCCACGACACCATCATGACCCCCGCCATCGTCGAACAGTTCATCGACGGCCGCGAGCTCTACGTCGGGGTGATCGGGAACGATCGCCTGCAGACGTTTCCGGTGTGGGAGATGTCGTTCTCGAAGATGCCGGAGAACAACTGGAAAATCGCGACCGAGCGCGTGAAGTGGAGCGTTAAGTACCAGAAGAAGCACGGCATCGACACGGCCGTGGCGACGCTGCCAGACGACGTCTCTGCCAAGGTGCAGCATCTGGCCAAGCGCGTCTACCGCGCACTCGACTTGTCAGGCTACGCGCGCATTGACATGCGCCTGAAGGCGAATGGCGAGCTGTCGGTGATCGAAGCCAACCCGAACCCGCAGCTGGCGCACGGCGAAGACTTCGCCGAGTCGGCTCAGCGGGCCGGCGTGACCTACGCCAAGTTGATCGAGCGGATCATCGGCCTCGGTTTGCAGTGGCAACCGTCGCGAATGGCCTGA
- a CDS encoding DUF1028 domain-containing protein, producing the protein MSRILIAALLLAVVTHAPANHLRQGYGGQEAGGYSEQDVPPAATAGDPWFGTFSIIAFDPATHELGVGVQSRAFGAGAAVPYAKPGVGAVATQASANRQYGPKAIALLEQGLSPAEVVKRITDEDPGRDSRQVAVIDTKGRSAVYTGKRVLDRNNDPKDLVHLGGFAGFAAGPNFSAQGNTLASEEVVKAMAAAYQSGKRSMAERLMDALDAGQAKGGDTRGMQSAGILVVRPLPPNSDSTVERIVDIRVDDHEEPFKELRRLLQMTTGVPNRLTAQSAELAKAGKFAEAIVEQRKALDINPRSEQLMYALAQRHAQAGDTKQALDYLGQAIRRQPKQWQQQAATDPMFAKLAPLPEFKRLVGA; encoded by the coding sequence ATGTCACGAATTCTCATCGCTGCCCTGCTGTTGGCCGTCGTCACCCACGCTCCGGCTAACCACCTTCGCCAAGGCTACGGCGGTCAAGAAGCCGGAGGCTACTCTGAACAGGACGTTCCACCTGCCGCGACGGCCGGGGACCCGTGGTTCGGTACGTTCTCGATCATTGCCTTTGATCCGGCGACCCACGAGTTAGGCGTCGGGGTCCAGTCGCGGGCGTTTGGGGCGGGCGCCGCCGTGCCGTACGCGAAACCCGGGGTGGGCGCCGTGGCTACACAGGCGTCGGCCAACCGTCAATACGGCCCCAAGGCAATCGCCCTGCTCGAGCAGGGGCTGTCGCCGGCCGAGGTGGTGAAGCGCATCACCGACGAGGATCCTGGCCGCGACTCGCGCCAGGTGGCGGTGATCGATACCAAGGGCCGCTCGGCGGTCTACACCGGCAAGCGCGTGCTCGATCGCAACAACGATCCGAAAGACCTCGTGCACCTGGGCGGCTTCGCGGGCTTCGCCGCCGGGCCGAACTTCTCGGCGCAGGGCAACACGCTGGCGAGCGAAGAGGTGGTCAAGGCGATGGCGGCGGCGTACCAATCGGGCAAGAGGTCGATGGCCGAGCGGTTGATGGACGCGCTCGATGCGGGGCAGGCGAAGGGTGGCGACACCCGCGGCATGCAGTCGGCCGGCATTCTCGTGGTGCGGCCCCTGCCGCCCAACTCCGACTCCACCGTCGAGCGCATCGTCGACATCCGCGTCGACGATCACGAGGAGCCGTTCAAGGAATTGCGGCGGTTGCTGCAGATGACGACGGGCGTGCCGAATCGGTTAACGGCCCAGTCGGCGGAACTGGCGAAGGCGGGGAAGTTTGCGGAGGCGATTGTCGAACAGCGCAAGGCGCTCGACATCAACCCGCGCAGCGAGCAGCTGATGTACGCACTGGCGCAGCGCCACGCGCAGGCGGGGGACACGAAGCAGGCGCTCGACTATCTGGGCCAGGCGATCCGCCGCCAGCCGAAGCAGTGGCAGCAGCAGGCGGCCACCGACCCGATGTTCGCAAAACTGGCCCCCCTCCCGGAATTCAAGCGCCTGGTGGGTGCCTGA
- a CDS encoding PF20097 family protein has protein sequence MPPLNCPRCRGELVAGGAVYGPGRMAFRPQDSKFFTLQTGDVMTKAMMCRECGVIEFVGDVAKLKRLLVGGADPTPGPTSAS, from the coding sequence ATGCCACCATTGAACTGTCCTCGGTGTCGCGGTGAACTGGTTGCCGGTGGAGCGGTCTACGGGCCGGGGCGGATGGCGTTTCGTCCGCAGGACTCGAAGTTCTTCACCCTGCAGACCGGCGATGTCATGACCAAGGCGATGATGTGCCGCGAGTGCGGCGTCATCGAGTTCGTCGGCGACGTCGCCAAGTTGAAGCGGTTGCTGGTTGGCGGAGCCGACCCCACGCCGGGACCGACTTCAGCGAGTTAG